The Actinomycetota bacterium region CATCATCTCTATTTGAAATGAAAGCAATATATTTTCCATCTGGTGACCATTTTGGTTGACTATCTACTTGATTTCCATATGTAAATTGCCAGGCTCTTCCCCTTTCAGTTGGTACAATCCATAGATTTGAATATTTCTTTTTAGTCTTTCTATCTACTCTCTGAACACAAAAAACTACATGTTTACCAGATGGAGAGATTTGGCAGTCAGTAATCAATTTAAATCTATATAAATCATCAGCAGATATATACTGCTTTTTTCGCGTTGGCATAGTCTCTCCTTTTATAATGTTAAAAATATAATTTATTAGGATATTATATAAGATATGCAGGAAAGTCTATTGATATTCTTTAATAATGAATTTTTCAATATCCTTCTTCCATAACCAATTTTTACTCATATCTATTTAAGACCTCTAGAGAACATTTGAGCTATAAATCCTGCAATGGGTGGAAAGAAGAATGTACTTGCAATGCGAATGAGTGTAAATCTCCAGC contains the following coding sequences:
- a CDS encoding DPP IV N-terminal domain-containing protein, which produces MPTRKKQYISADDLYRFKLITDCQISPSGKHVVFCVQRVDRKTKKKYSNLWIVPTERGRAWQFTYGNQVDSQPKWSPDGKYIAFISNRDD